Proteins from a genomic interval of Ndongobacter massiliensis:
- a CDS encoding TVP38/TMEM64 family protein, which yields MKRMEPSDQTTDSSQEKSYGHSLREREREALAHMKEKRKETTQRLSSKLSHLQLPPADKMQQIQKRIRIVTAVLAIALVAFLVIGMRKKWFNSPRPLTDLFVVLGVPGYILSGLLVILNTIFPVIPGSLPALAMFMAYGNLWGFLSVMCMSLIGSILSFQLSRKYGATFVLSFVPKDLFEKIMAKIADEKAATKLAIFAFLVPGIPDDATVMILGLTKMRFSRFVALCLLTKPIPTFLFLFGFSSLIDLFFNFIKTL from the coding sequence ATGAAACGAATGGAACCATCCGATCAGACAACGGATTCTTCGCAAGAAAAATCCTACGGGCACTCCTTACGTGAGCGCGAGCGAGAAGCGCTTGCCCATATGAAGGAGAAGCGCAAGGAAACGACGCAACGACTTTCCTCAAAACTCAGTCATCTGCAGTTGCCCCCGGCGGATAAAATGCAACAAATTCAAAAGCGCATCCGTATCGTCACTGCGGTACTGGCAATTGCGCTCGTGGCTTTTCTCGTCATCGGCATGCGAAAGAAATGGTTCAATTCGCCGCGCCCGCTGACGGATCTGTTTGTCGTCCTCGGGGTGCCCGGGTATATTCTTTCCGGACTGTTGGTCATACTCAACACCATTTTCCCCGTCATCCCCGGCAGTTTGCCTGCGTTGGCGATGTTTATGGCGTACGGAAACCTCTGGGGCTTTTTATCCGTGATGTGCATGTCGTTGATCGGCTCCATTTTGAGTTTTCAGCTTTCCCGGAAATACGGTGCAACTTTTGTCCTCTCCTTCGTTCCGAAGGATCTGTTTGAAAAAATCATGGCAAAAATTGCCGACGAAAAAGCGGCGACAAAATTGGCGATCTTCGCCTTTCTTGTGCCCGGCATCCCCGATGATGCCACGGTCATGATTTTAGGGCTGACAAAAATGCGCTTTTCCCGCTTTGTTGCGCTGTGCCTGCTCACCAAACCCATTCCGACGTTCTTGTTCCTCTTCGGCTTTTCGTCTCTGATTGATTTGTTCTTCAATTTCATAAAGACACTATAA
- the hrcA gene encoding heat-inducible transcriptional repressor HrcA, which produces MDERKLYILGAILHSYIESAEPIGSRTLQRDFAMQVSPATIRNEMSDLEHLGFLMKAHTSSGRIPSNRAYRWYVDELMARGAAHEGVPALPDASLLHRSNELSVVVGETLRLLSDSTGLPAFALLPARKRDVLRRIELLVLSPQELVVVYVYDTKLVHTDLIHLAEPYEPQRVRRTGAVLQQILGNRRLEEIEELLQAGLLRGEAVRGNLFSAIGPMVREEILQGLRDEILLEGIPKLYHLPEFDDASAVQEMAHRLKNEELRALMDRTGENLEVFIGEESGIDLLEQMTVVVAPYRARGNLIGRIGIFGPTRMEYRKVLADVACMARYLESVAFRG; this is translated from the coding sequence ATGGACGAAAGAAAGCTCTATATACTGGGTGCGATTCTGCATTCCTATATTGAATCGGCGGAGCCGATCGGGTCGCGCACACTGCAGCGTGATTTTGCCATGCAGGTCTCGCCGGCGACGATTCGCAACGAGATGAGCGATTTGGAGCATCTGGGTTTTCTGATGAAAGCACATACGTCGTCCGGTCGGATTCCTTCCAATCGGGCGTACCGATGGTATGTCGATGAGCTCATGGCCCGAGGGGCGGCACACGAAGGCGTTCCCGCGCTGCCAGATGCGAGTCTTCTGCACCGATCGAATGAGTTGAGTGTCGTCGTAGGGGAAACGCTGCGGCTTCTCAGCGACAGCACCGGGCTTCCGGCTTTTGCTCTACTGCCGGCACGCAAAAGGGATGTACTTCGGCGCATTGAACTTCTGGTCTTATCACCGCAGGAATTGGTGGTCGTATATGTGTACGATACGAAATTGGTGCACACGGACCTGATTCATCTGGCGGAACCGTACGAGCCGCAGCGTGTGCGACGAACGGGTGCAGTGCTGCAGCAGATTCTCGGCAACCGACGTCTGGAGGAGATTGAAGAACTTTTACAGGCGGGGTTACTGCGCGGAGAGGCGGTGCGGGGCAATCTGTTTTCCGCCATCGGGCCGATGGTTCGCGAAGAGATTTTACAGGGACTGCGGGATGAAATTCTTTTAGAAGGCATTCCAAAGCTGTATCATCTGCCGGAATTCGATGACGCCTCGGCGGTACAGGAGATGGCTCATCGTTTGAAAAACGAGGAACTGCGAGCGTTGATGGATCGAACCGGAGAAAATCTGGAAGTATTCATCGGGGAAGAAAGCGGCATTGATTTGTTGGAGCAGATGACCGTCGTCGTGGCGCCGTATCGCGCCCGCGGCAATTTGATCGGACGCATCGGAATTTTCGGGCCGACGCGCATGGAGTACCGGAAGGTACTGGCGGATGTGGCGTGCATGGCCCGATATCTGGAATCGGTGGCGTTCCGCGGCTAA
- the dnaJ gene encoding molecular chaperone DnaJ encodes MRDPYEVLGVSKDASTAEIKKQYRSRAKAYHPDLNPGNEEAAEKFKELSTAYGILSDEEKRKQYDMYGEAAFENGGVGAGGFGVDFGDLFGDLFGDFFGGRARPQDATRPRQGEDVQVELRLTFKEAVFGCEKEVQYTCDAICTSCHGTGGKNGAERKTCSRCHGTGTVQVQSNSVFGRMIRTATCPTCNGRGSVVKEVCDHCHGSGQERKKRKVRVKVPAGVDDGNILPLHGQGSAGINGGPAGALYVVLRVAPHELFQRRGRDLFYELPIGYAQAVLGAKLEIPTINGRRDFDLPAGTETGRRFRLRGEGVSDVRTGEKGDLYFSVRIETPKQLNEEQQEKLRAFAESMGQETQAHRKSFFDKVKDLFD; translated from the coding sequence GTGAGAGATCCTTATGAAGTATTAGGCGTCTCCAAGGATGCCAGCACGGCGGAAATAAAAAAACAATATCGCAGTCGTGCAAAAGCCTACCATCCGGACCTGAATCCGGGCAATGAGGAGGCGGCGGAAAAATTCAAGGAATTGAGTACCGCGTATGGCATATTAAGTGATGAAGAAAAGCGCAAACAGTATGATATGTATGGGGAAGCCGCCTTTGAAAACGGAGGCGTAGGCGCGGGCGGATTTGGAGTCGATTTCGGCGACCTGTTCGGCGATCTTTTTGGCGATTTCTTCGGCGGTCGCGCGCGTCCGCAGGATGCGACGCGCCCCCGGCAGGGGGAGGATGTCCAGGTGGAATTGCGCCTGACGTTCAAAGAAGCGGTATTCGGCTGTGAAAAAGAGGTGCAGTACACTTGCGATGCGATCTGTACGTCGTGCCACGGAACGGGCGGCAAGAACGGTGCGGAGCGCAAGACGTGCAGCCGTTGTCACGGGACGGGTACGGTGCAGGTACAGAGCAATTCCGTTTTCGGGCGCATGATTCGCACCGCGACATGTCCGACGTGTAATGGACGCGGTTCGGTTGTCAAAGAAGTCTGCGATCATTGTCACGGAAGTGGGCAGGAGCGCAAGAAACGAAAGGTCCGGGTGAAAGTGCCGGCGGGTGTAGACGACGGCAATATTCTGCCTTTGCATGGGCAGGGCAGCGCGGGCATCAACGGGGGACCGGCGGGTGCGCTTTACGTCGTGCTGCGTGTTGCGCCGCATGAACTCTTTCAACGGCGTGGACGCGATCTCTTCTATGAGCTTCCGATCGGCTATGCGCAGGCGGTGCTGGGCGCAAAATTGGAGATTCCTACTATTAATGGTCGACGTGATTTTGATTTGCCGGCGGGGACGGAAACGGGACGGCGATTCCGGCTGCGCGGCGAGGGGGTCAGTGATGTGCGCACCGGAGAAAAAGGCGATCTGTATTTTTCTGTGCGCATTGAAACGCCGAAACAGCTGAACGAGGAGCAGCAGGAAAAATTGCGCGCTTTTGCGGAATCTATGGGGCAGGAAACGCAGGCGCATCGCAAAAGCTTTTTTGATAAAGTAAAGGACTTATTTGACTGA
- a CDS encoding ABC transporter ATP-binding protein, producing MENYQPTSNRALLRSFIPYYVKNRSTFLKDLFCAALTTVCDLALPMILATITDTANHDFQALTPPFILRLTGLYLLLRLVEIAARYYMQSIGHIMGAKIEKEMRADVFGHLQTLPHAFFSANKTGHIMASLTTDLFDITEFSHHCPEEYFIGLVKLTVSFIVLVRLDVLLTVLLFALLPFLFYFSTKYRKRMRKTQAQQRRQIGHINADIEDSFLGFQVVKSFANEEVEEEKFERGNADFLHIKERFYHALAGFQSISRIFDGLMMTVVLLVGGFSMRQGRISAGEYVAFILYVQTLLVTVARIVEFTEQFERGMTGLERFHRIMNIQSDILEKENAVVREKIRGHICFDRVSFHYPEHNELVLDDLNVNIEPGRHVAIVGPSGSGKSTLSMLIPRFYDVSAGAVLVDEIDVRDWKLRSLRNHIGIVQQDVYLFSGTIRENIEYGKPGASDEEIAEAARLAGADEFIEQLPDGYNAYVGERGLRLSGGQKQRLSIARVFLKNPPILILDEATSALDNQSEKRVQASLEKLAQGRTTITIAHRLSTIRNADDILVLTEQGVVEHGNHAALMEQKGVYYDLYRIIENQEILAKKKEHEGGRG from the coding sequence ATGGAAAATTATCAACCGACATCGAACCGAGCGCTGCTGCGCTCTTTTATTCCTTATTATGTAAAAAACCGGTCGACCTTTTTGAAAGATTTGTTTTGCGCCGCATTGACGACGGTCTGTGATCTTGCGCTACCCATGATTCTGGCGACGATCACGGATACGGCCAATCACGATTTTCAGGCGCTGACGCCTCCTTTTATTCTGCGCCTGACGGGGTTGTACCTGTTGCTGCGCCTGGTTGAAATTGCGGCGCGTTACTATATGCAGAGCATCGGCCACATTATGGGTGCAAAAATCGAGAAAGAGATGCGCGCCGATGTCTTTGGCCATTTACAGACCTTGCCACATGCCTTCTTTTCGGCAAACAAGACGGGGCATATTATGGCGAGTTTGACGACGGATTTGTTCGATATTACGGAATTCTCGCATCATTGCCCTGAGGAATACTTTATCGGGCTTGTAAAACTGACGGTGTCCTTTATCGTGCTGGTACGACTCGATGTGCTTTTGACGGTGCTGCTGTTTGCCTTGCTGCCGTTTTTGTTTTATTTTTCGACGAAGTACCGCAAACGGATGCGAAAGACGCAGGCGCAGCAACGTCGCCAGATCGGACATATCAACGCGGACATCGAGGACAGCTTTTTAGGCTTCCAAGTGGTCAAAAGTTTTGCGAATGAAGAAGTAGAAGAAGAAAAATTTGAGCGCGGAAATGCGGATTTTTTACACATTAAAGAGCGTTTTTATCACGCGCTTGCCGGATTTCAATCCATCAGCCGCATTTTTGACGGACTGATGATGACTGTGGTCCTCTTGGTCGGCGGATTTTCCATGAGGCAGGGGCGCATCAGTGCCGGAGAATACGTCGCATTTATTCTTTACGTACAGACGCTTTTGGTGACCGTTGCGCGCATTGTCGAATTTACGGAGCAATTTGAACGCGGCATGACCGGATTGGAGCGCTTTCACCGCATTATGAACATCCAATCGGATATTCTGGAAAAAGAGAACGCCGTTGTGCGTGAAAAAATTCGGGGGCATATTTGCTTTGATCGCGTGAGTTTTCATTATCCCGAACACAACGAATTGGTATTGGACGACCTGAATGTGAACATCGAACCGGGGCGGCACGTGGCCATTGTGGGCCCTTCGGGCAGCGGAAAATCAACGCTCAGTATGCTGATTCCGCGCTTTTACGATGTCAGTGCGGGAGCGGTTCTTGTCGATGAGATTGATGTGCGCGACTGGAAACTGCGCTCGCTGCGCAATCACATCGGGATCGTGCAGCAGGATGTGTACCTGTTTAGCGGCACGATTCGCGAAAATATCGAATATGGCAAGCCAGGTGCGTCCGATGAGGAAATTGCAGAAGCGGCGCGACTTGCCGGGGCGGATGAATTTATCGAGCAGCTGCCGGATGGATACAATGCCTATGTCGGGGAGCGCGGGCTGCGCCTTTCGGGTGGACAGAAGCAGCGCCTTTCCATTGCGCGCGTTTTTTTGAAAAATCCGCCGATCCTCATTCTTGACGAAGCGACGTCGGCATTGGATAATCAGAGCGAAAAGCGCGTGCAGGCATCGCTGGAAAAATTGGCACAGGGACGCACGACAATTACGATCGCGCACCGCCTGTCCACGATTCGGAATGCCGACGATATCCTCGTTCTCACGGAGCAGGGCGTCGTGGAGCATGGGAATCACGCGGCACTTATGGAGCAAAAAGGCGTCTACTACGATTTGTACCGAATCATCGAAAATCAGGAAATTCTGGCGAAGAAGAAAGAACATGAGGGAGGACGCGGGTGA
- the grpE gene encoding nucleotide exchange factor GrpE yields MTNKKERKKQETVTQGPVEVEKPAHAAEPEVQEAQEPSTQTCADKAAAVEESMSAEAEQLLRLRADFQNYRRRVEREKADVVRLANEELLRELLEVYDDFLRAVEAEKEHDAFYEGIRMIADRFQKVLAKNGLEEIATDGQVFDPNLHHAVVTEDVEGKSGTIVETFQRGYTLNGKVLRPAMVKVAR; encoded by the coding sequence TTGACCAATAAAAAAGAACGAAAGAAACAAGAAACAGTGACGCAGGGACCTGTGGAAGTGGAAAAACCGGCCCATGCGGCGGAACCGGAGGTGCAGGAAGCGCAGGAGCCGTCGACGCAAACGTGCGCGGACAAGGCGGCTGCCGTAGAGGAATCGATGTCGGCGGAAGCGGAACAACTGCTGCGGCTGCGCGCGGATTTTCAGAATTACCGGCGGCGCGTCGAACGCGAAAAAGCGGATGTAGTTCGTCTTGCCAATGAGGAACTGTTGCGCGAGCTGTTGGAGGTGTACGATGATTTCCTGCGCGCCGTAGAGGCGGAAAAAGAGCACGATGCCTTTTACGAGGGCATCCGGATGATCGCGGACCGTTTTCAAAAAGTTTTGGCAAAGAACGGACTGGAGGAGATCGCGACCGACGGACAGGTCTTTGATCCCAATCTGCATCATGCGGTGGTGACGGAAGACGTCGAGGGAAAAAGCGGAACAATCGTTGAAACCTTTCAACGTGGCTATACACTAAATGGAAAAGTGCTTCGGCCGGCGATGGTAAAAGTCGCGCGGTAA
- a CDS encoding ABC transporter permease: MRVCKLFFKLAREHRASILTYTLIFAFLFSISATRAEEGEVNYYTPKLRIYDHDDTAVTQHLSAYLFRHAQEAPAVPEEVSAQKEAVFRNKVDYLLTIPSGFTASMQNDPPLQLTTISKPYEIVRAAVDFRIESYLSAYASMRSIGVPEEAAFPFLDSVFSTSVKLQNAAGSTKGEATVENMSYYFSFLDYVFAALLFAVIGYPIAVMEGKAIKQRDLLGSISETRRTAGTFFAVCLMGLTLWSVFILLSVALCGVDALQELRVRIGVLSNFVHLLALTALVLFLTHLLTDKNRISSFMTIFSLFIGFGTGIFIPRDIVATPLLAMTSVTPTYWDVANQSMLRDMGSSLDFSGIYRNIFVMLLLAGVYLVLTLLLRRLKARGEWTLLPWRTA; this comes from the coding sequence ATGAGAGTTTGTAAATTATTTTTTAAGCTGGCACGGGAACATCGCGCAAGTATTTTAACGTATACGCTGATTTTTGCCTTTTTGTTCAGCATCAGCGCTACAAGGGCGGAAGAAGGTGAGGTGAATTACTATACGCCGAAGCTGCGCATCTACGACCATGACGACACCGCGGTGACGCAGCATCTGTCCGCCTATCTTTTTCGACACGCGCAGGAGGCACCTGCTGTGCCCGAAGAAGTATCGGCACAGAAAGAGGCGGTTTTTCGCAACAAAGTGGATTATCTTTTAACCATTCCTTCGGGATTTACAGCCTCCATGCAGAACGACCCACCGCTGCAACTCACGACAATCAGCAAACCCTATGAAATCGTGCGTGCAGCCGTCGATTTCCGCATTGAATCCTACCTGAGCGCGTATGCATCGATGCGCAGCATCGGGGTGCCGGAGGAGGCGGCCTTTCCCTTTTTGGATTCGGTCTTCTCGACTTCGGTGAAACTGCAAAATGCGGCGGGCTCGACAAAGGGCGAGGCTACCGTCGAAAATATGAGTTACTATTTTTCCTTTCTCGACTATGTTTTTGCCGCGCTGCTTTTTGCCGTCATCGGGTACCCCATTGCTGTCATGGAAGGAAAAGCGATTAAACAGCGTGATCTGCTGGGCAGCATCTCGGAAACACGGCGCACCGCCGGTACCTTTTTTGCTGTTTGTCTGATGGGGTTAACCCTGTGGAGTGTGTTCATTCTGCTGTCTGTAGCACTTTGCGGCGTGGATGCCCTTCAAGAATTGCGCGTTCGCATCGGCGTACTATCCAATTTTGTACATCTGCTTGCACTCACGGCGTTGGTGCTGTTTCTGACACACCTGTTGACAGATAAGAACCGCATCAGTTCTTTTATGACGATATTCAGTCTCTTTATCGGGTTCGGAACGGGAATCTTCATCCCGCGCGATATCGTTGCAACACCGCTCCTGGCGATGACCAGCGTGACGCCGACGTACTGGGATGTGGCCAACCAGAGTATGTTGCGGGATATGGGCTCTTCTCTCGATTTCAGCGGCATCTACCGAAACATCTTCGTCATGTTGCTGCTGGCGGGCGTGTACCTCGTATTGACGCTGCTCTTACGCCGTCTGAAAGCGCGCGGCGAGTGGACGCTCCTGCCTTGGCGCACGGCGTAG
- the dnaK gene encoding molecular chaperone DnaK has product MGKIIGIDLGTTNSAVAVMEGGQATIVANVEGNRTTPSVVAFTKDGERLVGETAKRQAIMNPDRTISSIKRDMGSSRKVTIDGKAYSPEEISAMILQKLKADTESYLGESVSEAVITVPAYFTDAQRQATKDAGRIAGLEVKRIINEPTAAALAYGADKETDQSKIMVYDLGGGTFDVSILEVGDGVFEVLATRGNNRLGGDDFDKVVMDYIAEEFKKEHGVDLRLDPTSDQRLKDAAEKAKKELSSTMSANINLPFVTAVNGQPVHLNMDLTRAKFDELTAFLVKKTEGPVRDALKDAGLSASDLNKVLLVGGSTRIPAVQASVKNITGKEPQKDINPDECVALGAAIQGGVLSGEVKDLLLLDVTPLSLGLETLGGVTTVLIPRNTTIPTKKSQVFTTAADNQTSVDVHVLQGEREMAADNTTLGRFQLSGIPAARRGIPQIEVSFDIDANGIVNVSAKDLGTGKEQKITITSSTNLTEDEINRRIHEAEQYAEEDKKKKELIEAKNQGESLVYQTENTLKDVGDKIDASEKSAVEQKIQSLKDTLTSDNLDDIKKRTEQLTQELNNLSQKLYANQGANGAAGAAGAQGPTGPKGDDVVDADYEVVDDDQE; this is encoded by the coding sequence ATGGGAAAAATTATTGGAATTGACTTAGGAACGACCAACTCTGCCGTTGCCGTAATGGAAGGCGGACAGGCGACAATTGTTGCCAATGTCGAAGGAAATCGCACAACGCCGTCGGTGGTAGCTTTTACCAAGGATGGGGAGCGCTTGGTTGGCGAGACGGCAAAGCGGCAGGCAATTATGAACCCGGATCGCACGATTTCTTCGATCAAGCGGGATATGGGCTCCAGCCGGAAAGTAACCATTGACGGAAAAGCCTATTCGCCGGAAGAAATTTCTGCGATGATTCTGCAAAAACTGAAGGCGGATACGGAGAGCTATCTCGGCGAATCGGTCAGCGAAGCGGTGATTACGGTGCCGGCGTACTTTACGGATGCACAGCGACAGGCGACGAAGGATGCGGGGCGCATTGCCGGATTGGAAGTAAAGCGCATTATCAACGAGCCGACGGCAGCAGCGTTGGCGTACGGCGCGGACAAGGAAACCGATCAGTCGAAAATCATGGTCTACGATCTGGGCGGCGGTACCTTTGATGTCTCTATTTTGGAAGTGGGCGACGGCGTGTTCGAAGTCTTGGCGACGCGCGGCAATAACCGCCTTGGCGGCGATGATTTCGACAAGGTGGTGATGGATTACATTGCCGAAGAGTTTAAGAAGGAACATGGTGTCGATTTGCGCCTCGATCCGACCTCGGATCAGCGATTGAAGGATGCGGCGGAGAAAGCGAAAAAAGAGCTGTCTTCGACGATGAGTGCAAACATCAATCTGCCCTTTGTAACCGCAGTCAACGGACAGCCGGTGCACCTGAATATGGATTTGACGCGTGCGAAATTCGATGAACTGACGGCGTTTTTAGTCAAGAAAACCGAAGGACCGGTGCGTGATGCGTTGAAAGACGCGGGTCTCAGCGCCTCGGATCTCAATAAGGTGCTTTTGGTCGGTGGTTCCACGCGGATTCCCGCCGTTCAGGCGTCCGTCAAGAATATTACGGGCAAGGAACCGCAGAAGGATATCAACCCAGATGAATGCGTAGCGCTCGGCGCCGCCATCCAGGGCGGCGTGTTGAGCGGCGAGGTGAAAGACCTGCTGCTGTTGGATGTGACGCCGCTGTCCTTGGGACTCGAGACCCTGGGCGGCGTGACGACGGTTCTGATTCCGCGCAACACGACGATTCCGACGAAGAAGAGCCAGGTGTTTACGACGGCAGCGGACAATCAGACATCCGTCGATGTCCACGTCCTGCAGGGGGAACGCGAAATGGCAGCGGACAATACGACGCTGGGCCGCTTCCAGTTGTCGGGCATTCCCGCGGCGCGGCGCGGCATTCCGCAAATCGAAGTCAGCTTCGACATTGACGCCAACGGCATCGTCAATGTCAGTGCCAAGGATTTGGGCACGGGTAAGGAGCAGAAGATTACGATCACTTCTTCGACGAACTTGACAGAGGATGAAATCAACCGTAGAATCCATGAAGCGGAACAGTATGCCGAGGAAGATAAAAAGAAGAAGGAATTGATCGAGGCGAAGAATCAAGGGGAATCTTTGGTCTATCAGACGGAGAACACGCTGAAAGATGTCGGCGACAAGATCGACGCGTCGGAAAAGAGTGCCGTCGAACAGAAGATTCAGTCGCTGAAGGATACACTGACCTCGGACAATCTCGACGATATTAAAAAGCGCACGGAGCAGCTGACGCAGGAATTGAACAACCTGTCACAAAAGCTCTATGCCAATCAGGGAGCAAACGGTGCAGCTGGCGCGGCCGGGGCACAGGGTCCGACCGGTCCGAAAGGCGACGATGTGGTCGATGCGGACTACGAAGTGGTCGATGACGATCAGGAGTAA
- a CDS encoding DnaJ domain-containing protein has translation MKRLWGSFLYGLARLLDAVFGALMGALSYVVDLVDQVRAFLMPLVGCFVMFVIMNPLSLLFFRSPLIGVVLLIMIFPLLGRKFVSFLEYGNYILCEYLYDKAEQFRGGAKAQNFQSYGAAYRRKKQQEEEEARRRRQQQQQEEWNRIFEEWFGRGGAGGAQQGPFGGAYYGSAGGYRPGGVGTADPTVAFNEKYQKSCRVLGLSTETDAYQVKLAYRKLAKKYHPDINKSPEATQKFQEINEAYEFLSEENIQRYKRINR, from the coding sequence GTGAAACGTCTTTGGGGAAGTTTTCTATACGGGCTGGCACGGTTGTTAGATGCCGTGTTTGGTGCATTGATGGGGGCGCTGTCGTATGTGGTGGATTTGGTAGACCAGGTGCGCGCCTTTTTAATGCCTTTGGTCGGCTGTTTTGTGATGTTTGTGATTATGAATCCGCTGAGCCTGCTCTTTTTCCGCAGTCCATTGATCGGAGTGGTGCTTTTGATTATGATATTTCCGCTGCTGGGGCGGAAATTCGTTTCTTTTTTGGAGTATGGCAATTACATTTTGTGCGAATATCTCTATGACAAGGCGGAACAATTTCGCGGGGGTGCCAAGGCGCAGAATTTTCAAAGTTACGGCGCCGCCTATCGGCGCAAGAAACAGCAGGAAGAGGAGGAGGCGCGCAGGCGCCGGCAACAGCAGCAACAGGAAGAGTGGAACCGCATTTTTGAAGAGTGGTTCGGGCGCGGCGGCGCTGGTGGGGCACAACAAGGTCCGTTCGGCGGCGCATATTACGGCAGTGCCGGCGGATATCGACCGGGCGGCGTCGGAACCGCAGATCCGACGGTTGCCTTTAATGAGAAGTATCAAAAGAGTTGTCGCGTTTTAGGACTTTCCACGGAAACGGATGCCTATCAGGTAAAGTTGGCATACCGGAAATTGGCGAAAAAATACCATCCGGACATCAACAAATCGCCCGAAGCGACACAGAAGTTCCAAGAAATCAACGAAGCCTATGAATTCCTCTCGGAAGAGAATATTCAACGGTACAAGCGCATCAATCGTTAA
- the ymfI gene encoding elongation factor P 5-aminopentanone reductase, whose product MNVVNSSAVPRTALITGASGGIGAAICYALAKDGFRIGVHYHTQKEKANALVERLHAEGVRACALSADLADLAAVSRLFSACERTLGAPDVLVYSAGISEYGLVQDLTPQLWRRVFSVNVDGAFYCTKAALPHMIDRKWGRIIHIASMWGMVGASCETLYSASKGALLAFTKACAKELVYSGITVNAVAPGAVRTPMLDQLGEKKLKELCEEIPIRRLIEPEEIAAWVSLLAGDAGASMTGQVISPNGGMVIV is encoded by the coding sequence ATGAACGTTGTCAACTCTTCCGCAGTGCCCCGTACCGCCCTCATTACCGGTGCATCCGGCGGTATCGGTGCGGCAATCTGCTACGCACTGGCAAAGGACGGATTTCGAATCGGCGTCCATTACCATACGCAGAAAGAAAAAGCGAATGCACTGGTTGAACGCCTGCACGCAGAAGGGGTGCGCGCCTGTGCGCTATCGGCGGATCTGGCGGATCTCGCTGCGGTTTCCCGGCTCTTTTCCGCATGTGAGCGGACACTGGGGGCGCCGGATGTGCTCGTCTACAGCGCCGGCATCAGCGAATACGGATTGGTGCAGGATTTGACCCCGCAGCTATGGCGGCGCGTGTTCTCCGTCAATGTCGACGGCGCCTTTTATTGCACGAAAGCCGCCCTTCCCCATATGATCGACCGGAAATGGGGGCGCATCATTCACATCGCCAGTATGTGGGGCATGGTCGGCGCTTCATGTGAAACGCTGTATTCCGCCTCCAAGGGCGCCCTTTTGGCGTTCACAAAAGCCTGCGCCAAAGAACTCGTTTATTCCGGCATTACCGTGAATGCCGTCGCGCCGGGCGCCGTTCGCACACCCATGCTGGATCAACTGGGCGAAAAAAAGCTGAAGGAATTGTGTGAAGAAATCCCGATTCGTCGACTGATTGAACCGGAGGAAATCGCCGCCTGGGTTTCCCTATTGGCGGGCGACGCCGGGGCATCCATGACCGGACAGGTTATCAGCCCGAACGGCGGCATGGTGATCGTCTGA